In the genome of Fusobacterium russii ATCC 25533, one region contains:
- the yihA gene encoding ribosome biogenesis GTP-binding protein YihA/YsxC — MKIKKADFVKSAVYEKDYPEELNKLEFAFVGRSNVGKSSLINSLTSRLKLARTSKTPGRTQLINYFLINDEFYIVDLPGYGFAKVPKEMKKQWGQTMERYITSKRKKLIFVLLDIRRVPSDEDIEMLKWLEYNDMNYKIIFTKIDKLSNNERFRQLKEIRTRLVFENEDVLFHSSLTNKGREEILNFMENELSKELKNE, encoded by the coding sequence ATGAAAATTAAAAAAGCAGATTTTGTTAAATCGGCAGTTTATGAAAAAGATTATCCGGAGGAATTAAATAAATTAGAATTTGCTTTTGTAGGAAGATCAAATGTTGGAAAGTCTTCACTTATAAACAGTTTAACATCAAGGCTAAAACTTGCAAGAACAAGTAAAACGCCGGGGAGAACTCAGCTTATAAATTATTTTTTAATCAATGATGAATTTTATATAGTTGATTTACCTGGTTATGGTTTTGCAAAAGTTCCCAAAGAGATGAAAAAACAATGGGGACAGACAATGGAAAGATATATCACTAGTAAAAGAAAAAAATTAATTTTTGTTTTACTGGATATAAGAAGAGTTCCGAGTGATGAAGACATAGAGATGTTAAAGTGGCTTGAATATAATGATATGAATTATAAAATTATCTTTACAAAGATAGATAAACTTTCAAATAATGAGAGGTTTAGACAGTTAAAAGAGATAAGAACAAGATTAGTTTTTGAAAATGAAGATGTACTTTTTCATTCTTCACTTACAAACAAAGGAAGAGAAGAAATTTTAAACTTTATGGAAAATGAACTGAGCAAGGAGTTAAAAAATGAATGA
- a CDS encoding valine--tRNA ligase: protein MNELDKNYSPNEIEEKWYRIWEDSKYFAASLDETKENYSIVIPPPNVTGILHMGHILNNSIQDTLVRYNRMTGKNTLWMPGCDHAGIATQNKVERKLAEQGLKKEDIGREKFIEMTWEWKEKYGGIITKQLRKLGASLDWDRERFTMDEGLSHAVRQIFVHLYNDGLIYQGEYMVNWCPSCGTALADDEVNHEEKDGHLWHLKYPVKDSDEYIVIATSRPETMLADVAVAVHPEDERYRHLVGKTLVLPLVGREIPIIADEYVEKEFGTGALKITPAHDPNDFNLGKKYKLPIINMLTPDGKITVDYPKYAGFDRFEARKVIEKDLEEQGYLVKKEHLHHAVGGCYRCETVIEPRISQQWFVRMQPLAEKALEVVRNGKIKIIPKRMEKIYYNWLENIRDWCISRQIWWGHRIPAWYGPDQKLFVAIDENEAKKQAKVHYGHEVELKQEEDVLDTWFSSALWPFSTMGWPEKTKELDLFYPTNTLVTGADIIFFWVARMIMFGLYELKQIPFKNVFFHGIVRDEIGRKMSKSLGNSPDPLDLIKEFGVDAIRFSMIYNTSQGQDVHFSTDLLGMGRNFANKIWNVARFVLMNLEDFDINSVDKNNLDFELVDKWIISKLNKAAKEVKEYLEKFELDNAAKSVYEFLRGDFCDWYVEIAKIRLYNNDEEKRISKLTAQYMLWTILEAGMRLLHPFMPFITEEIWQKIKVDGNTIMLQKYPVAEENLINSEIEKSFEYIKEVVSSLRNIRAEKGISPAKAAKVIIVSSNAEELDTLQKNELFIKKLANLESLTYGADIDAPSQSSLRVAGSSSVYMILTGLLNNEAEIKKINEQLAKLEKELEPVNRKLADEKFTSKAPQHIIDRELRIQKEYQDKIEKLKENLKSFQ, encoded by the coding sequence ATGAATGAATTAGATAAAAATTATTCACCTAATGAAATAGAAGAGAAGTGGTATAGAATATGGGAGGATTCCAAATATTTTGCTGCAAGCTTAGATGAAACTAAGGAAAATTACTCTATAGTTATACCACCACCTAATGTCACAGGGATTTTACACATGGGGCATATTTTAAATAATTCTATTCAAGATACATTGGTTAGGTATAATAGAATGACAGGGAAAAACACTCTATGGATGCCGGGTTGTGATCATGCAGGGATAGCAACTCAAAATAAAGTTGAAAGAAAACTGGCAGAACAAGGCTTAAAAAAAGAGGATATAGGCAGAGAAAAATTCATAGAGATGACTTGGGAATGGAAAGAAAAATATGGAGGAATAATAACAAAACAACTTAGGAAGTTGGGAGCTTCACTTGATTGGGATAGAGAAAGATTTACTATGGATGAAGGACTTTCTCATGCTGTCAGACAAATTTTTGTTCATTTATATAATGATGGACTTATTTATCAAGGTGAGTACATGGTCAATTGGTGTCCTTCTTGTGGAACTGCTCTTGCTGATGATGAGGTAAACCATGAAGAAAAAGATGGGCATCTATGGCATTTAAAATATCCGGTTAAAGACTCAGATGAATATATAGTAATAGCAACATCAAGACCGGAAACAATGCTTGCCGATGTAGCTGTTGCTGTTCATCCAGAAGATGAAAGATACAGACACTTAGTGGGGAAAACATTAGTTCTACCTTTGGTTGGAAGAGAAATTCCAATCATAGCTGATGAGTATGTTGAAAAAGAATTTGGAACAGGAGCTTTAAAAATAACTCCTGCTCACGATCCCAATGATTTTAACTTAGGAAAAAAATATAAGTTGCCTATAATAAATATGCTTACTCCGGATGGTAAAATAACAGTTGATTATCCAAAATATGCAGGTTTTGATAGATTTGAAGCTAGAAAAGTTATAGAGAAAGATTTAGAAGAACAAGGATATTTAGTAAAAAAAGAACATCTTCACCATGCTGTCGGAGGCTGTTATAGATGTGAAACTGTAATAGAGCCAAGAATATCACAGCAATGGTTTGTAAGAATGCAACCTCTTGCTGAAAAAGCCCTTGAAGTTGTCAGAAATGGAAAAATTAAAATTATTCCTAAGAGAATGGAAAAAATTTATTATAATTGGTTAGAAAATATCAGAGATTGGTGTATTTCAAGGCAAATTTGGTGGGGACATAGAATACCTGCCTGGTATGGACCGGATCAAAAATTATTTGTTGCAATAGATGAAAATGAAGCAAAGAAACAGGCTAAGGTTCATTATGGACATGAAGTGGAATTGAAGCAAGAAGAAGATGTTTTAGACACTTGGTTTTCATCTGCTCTTTGGCCATTTTCAACTATGGGATGGCCGGAAAAAACAAAAGAATTGGATTTATTCTATCCGACAAATACACTTGTAACAGGAGCGGATATAATATTTTTCTGGGTTGCTAGAATGATAATGTTTGGTTTGTATGAATTAAAACAAATACCTTTTAAAAATGTTTTTTTCCATGGTATAGTAAGAGATGAAATTGGTAGAAAAATGTCAAAATCTTTAGGAAATTCTCCTGATCCACTTGACTTAATAAAAGAATTTGGTGTGGATGCTATAAGATTTTCTATGATATATAATACCTCTCAAGGGCAGGATGTACATTTCTCAACTGACCTTCTAGGAATGGGAAGAAACTTTGCAAATAAGATATGGAATGTAGCGAGATTTGTTCTTATGAATCTTGAAGACTTCGATATTAATTCAGTTGATAAGAATAATTTAGATTTTGAACTTGTTGATAAGTGGATAATTTCAAAGTTAAATAAAGCAGCAAAAGAAGTTAAAGAATATTTAGAAAAATTTGAGCTTGATAATGCTGCAAAATCAGTTTATGAGTTTTTAAGAGGAGATTTCTGTGATTGGTATGTAGAAATTGCTAAAATTAGACTTTATAATAATGATGAAGAGAAGAGGATATCTAAATTAACTGCTCAATATATGTTATGGACAATTTTAGAAGCTGGAATGAGATTACTTCACCCATTTATGCCTTTTATAACAGAAGAAATATGGCAAAAAATTAAAGTTGATGGGAATACAATAATGCTTCAAAAATATCCTGTTGCAGAGGAAAATCTTATAAATAGTGAAATTGAGAAATCTTTTGAGTACATAAAAGAGGTGGTATCATCACTGAGAAATATAAGGGCAGAAAAGGGAATTTCACCTGCAAAAGCAGCCAAAGTAATCATTGTAAGTTCTAATGCTGAAGAATTAGATACACTTCAAAAAAATGAGCTTTTTATAAAAAAATTAGCTAATTTAGAAAGTTTAACTTATGGAGCTGACATAGATGCTCCTAGTCAAAGCTCTTTAAGAGTGGCAGGTTCTTCATCAGTGTATATGATATTGACAGGACTTTTAAATAATGAAGCGGAAATAAAGAAAATAAATGAACAGCTTGCAAAATTGGAAAAAGAGTTGGAACCTGTAAATAGAAAACTGGCTGATGAAAAATTTACTTCTAAAGCTCCACAGCACATAATTGACAGAGAACTTAGAATTCAAAAAGAGTATCAGGATAAAATTGAAAAATTAAAAGAAAATTTAAAAAGTTTTCAGTAG
- the rdgB gene encoding RdgB/HAM1 family non-canonical purine NTP pyrophosphatase → MKIFLATGNSHKIDEIKAIFSEVKNIEILSIKDGLNIPNVIEDGKSFEENSQKKALEIAKFLNMITISDDSGLCVEALNGEPGVYSARYSEAGTDKANNEKLIKNLKGIGNRNAKFVSVISLAKPDGKVYSFYGEINGEIIDEARGDTGFGYDPHFYVEEYKKTLAEMPEIKNKISHRAKALEKLKQNLENILF, encoded by the coding sequence ATGAAAATTTTTTTAGCAACAGGAAATAGTCATAAAATAGATGAAATAAAGGCAATTTTTTCAGAAGTAAAAAATATAGAAATTTTATCAATAAAAGATGGTCTTAATATACCGAATGTTATAGAAGATGGAAAGAGCTTTGAAGAAAATTCACAGAAAAAAGCTCTCGAAATTGCAAAATTTTTAAATATGATAACTATATCTGATGATTCTGGTCTATGTGTAGAAGCCTTAAATGGAGAGCCGGGTGTTTACTCTGCCAGATATAGTGAAGCTGGAACTGATAAGGCAAATAATGAAAAGTTAATAAAAAACCTGAAAGGTATAGGGAATAGAAATGCAAAATTTGTTTCAGTAATAAGCTTAGCTAAACCTGATGGAAAAGTGTATTCTTTTTATGGTGAAATAAATGGTGAAATAATAGATGAAGCGAGAGGAGATACAGGTTTTGGCTATGATCCTCATTTCTATGTTGAAGAATACAAAAAAACATTGGCTGAAATGCCTGAAATAAAAAATAAAATAAGTCATAGAGCTAAGGCATTAGAAAAGCTAAAACAAAATTTAGAAAATATATTATTTTGA
- the rph gene encoding ribonuclease PH has protein sequence MLREDGRKLEQEREIKIAKGINIYAEGSVLIEAGNTKVICTASVSDRVPQFLRGSGKGWVTAEYSMLPRATNERNTREASKGKLGGRTVEIQRLIGRALRASIDLEKLGERLIIIDCDVIQADGGTRTASITGGFIALALAIKKLIAEGILTENPIISNVAAISVGRVNGELMSDLKYTEDFLAEVDMNVIMNKNGEFIEVQGTGEESTYTRKELNALLDLAQNSISRIIELQNKIIGE, from the coding sequence TTGTTAAGAGAAGACGGACGAAAATTGGAGCAAGAAAGAGAAATTAAAATAGCTAAAGGGATAAATATATATGCTGAAGGTTCTGTACTTATAGAGGCTGGAAACACAAAGGTCATTTGTACTGCTTCTGTTTCAGATAGAGTTCCCCAATTTCTAAGAGGTAGTGGAAAGGGATGGGTAACAGCTGAATACTCTATGTTACCAAGGGCAACAAATGAAAGAAATACTAGAGAGGCAAGTAAAGGAAAATTAGGTGGAAGAACAGTTGAAATACAAAGGCTTATAGGTAGGGCTTTAAGAGCTTCAATAGATTTAGAAAAACTAGGGGAGAGATTAATAATTATTGACTGTGATGTTATTCAAGCTGATGGTGGAACAAGAACAGCATCTATAACAGGTGGATTTATTGCCTTAGCATTAGCTATAAAAAAACTTATAGCTGAAGGAATATTAACAGAAAATCCTATCATCTCAAATGTTGCTGCTATTAGTGTAGGAAGAGTTAATGGTGAATTAATGTCGGATTTAAAATACACAGAAGATTTCTTAGCTGAAGTTGATATGAATGTTATAATGAATAAAAATGGTGAATTTATAGAGGTCCAAGGTACAGGAGAGGAAAGTACCTATACTAGAAAAGAATTAAACGCTCTTTTAGATTTAGCTCAAAATAGTATCAGTAGAATAATTGAATTGCAAAATAAAATAATAGGTGAATAA
- the nagA gene encoding N-acetylglucosamine-6-phosphate deacetylase: MEKILLKNAKIVMFNKIFNGDILLNNSKIEKIDEKIINKNYREVDLEGRYLGPAFIDVHIHGADGADAMDSTEVALRKISSYLVKEGTANFLATTLTSAKEDLKKVLKITGELQNQDIEGANIFGVHMEGPYFSVEYKGAQNEKYMKDAKISEIDEYLRIKEGLIKMFSISPHSEENLQAIKYLVSKGVVASVAHSTATYEEVEKAVSYGLSHATHTFNAMKGFTHREPGVVGAVFNFDEIMAEVIFDKFHVHPEAVRTLIKIKGVDKIVCITDSMSATGLEEGIYKLGEFDVNVKDGQARLVSNNALAGSILTMDRAFRNLIDLGYSVVDAFKMCSTNAAKEFKLNTGLIREGYDADLVIMDEDYKVVMTFVKGKLKYELK; the protein is encoded by the coding sequence ATGGAAAAAATTCTTTTGAAAAATGCTAAAATTGTCATGTTCAATAAAATATTTAATGGAGATATTTTATTGAATAATTCAAAGATTGAAAAAATAGATGAAAAAATAATTAATAAAAATTATAGAGAAGTTGATTTGGAAGGAAGGTATCTTGGACCTGCTTTTATTGATGTACATATACATGGTGCCGATGGTGCTGATGCAATGGATTCAACTGAAGTAGCTCTTAGAAAAATTTCTTCATATCTTGTAAAAGAGGGGACTGCAAATTTCTTAGCTACCACTCTTACAAGTGCAAAAGAGGATTTGAAAAAAGTTTTAAAAATAACAGGTGAATTACAAAATCAAGATATTGAAGGAGCTAATATTTTTGGTGTACATATGGAGGGACCGTATTTTTCTGTTGAATATAAAGGAGCACAGAATGAAAAATATATGAAAGATGCTAAAATTTCTGAAATAGATGAATATCTTAGGATAAAAGAAGGGCTTATAAAGATGTTTTCTATTTCTCCTCACAGTGAAGAAAATTTGCAGGCTATCAAATATTTGGTTTCAAAAGGTGTTGTAGCTTCTGTAGCACACAGCACAGCTACGTATGAAGAAGTAGAGAAAGCCGTTTCTTATGGTTTAAGCCATGCAACCCATACTTTTAATGCAATGAAAGGTTTTACACACAGGGAACCAGGTGTTGTCGGAGCTGTTTTTAATTTTGATGAAATTATGGCAGAGGTAATTTTTGATAAGTTTCATGTTCATCCCGAAGCAGTGAGGACTTTGATAAAAATTAAAGGTGTAGATAAGATAGTTTGTATAACAGATTCCATGTCTGCAACAGGTTTGGAAGAAGGAATATATAAATTAGGAGAATTTGATGTGAATGTTAAAGATGGTCAGGCAAGACTTGTTAGTAATAATGCACTGGCAGGAAGTATACTTACTATGGACAGAGCTTTTAGAAATTTAATTGATTTAGGTTATAGCGTAGTTGATGCTTTTAAAATGTGCTCCACTAATGCTGCTAAAGAATTTAAATTGAATACAGGACTTATAAGAGAGGGCTATGATGCCGATTTAGTAATTATGGACGAAGATTACAAAGTAGTTATGACCTTCGTAAAAGGAAAACTAAAATATGAACTTAAGTAA
- a CDS encoding ABC transporter ATP-binding protein — protein sequence MVLKKLLSYIGEYKKISIITPILIAIEVIIEISIPFLMASIIDEGLNKGNVEHLFFMGIITLSLAIISMIFGIVAGRCSAKAATGFAKNIRTALFHKIQGFSFVNIDKFSTAGLITRFTTDVVNLQASYQMVLRIFVRAPFMMIFASMMAAYINLELSIIYVGAVIFLGLVISLIIFIVHPIFRAAIRKYDLINSRLQENISGMRLVKAYVREDYEIEKFKEITSALKNGLLKGERIVVFVSPLMQFTMYTCILLLSWFGAKKIIIGDLTTGQLMSLFVYTSNILMNLLMFAMVLVSVSFSRVSAERIVEVLNEEAEIKNSEEPIFHIENANIEFKNVNFSYTNNIELLNLKNINIKISQGETIGIIGAIGSSKSALVQLIPRLYDVTSGEILISGENVKRYDIKTLRDSVAMVLQKNILFSGTIKENLCWGNKNASDEDLIYVSKIAQIDEFIQRLPDKYNSYIEQGGVNISGGQRQRLCIARALLKNPKILILDDSTSSLDTKTDKALRDSLKNFLPNITKIIISQRISSVKDSDRIIVLDDGEIVGFDCHEELLKKNSIYREIYESQIEGGTENE from the coding sequence ATGGTGCTAAAAAAATTGTTATCATATATAGGAGAATATAAAAAAATTTCCATAATAACTCCCATTCTAATCGCTATAGAAGTTATAATTGAAATTTCTATTCCTTTTTTAATGGCCTCTATTATTGATGAAGGGTTAAATAAAGGAAATGTGGAACATTTATTTTTTATGGGAATTATAACTCTAAGTCTAGCTATTATATCTATGATATTTGGTATAGTAGCTGGAAGATGTTCTGCAAAGGCAGCAACAGGTTTTGCAAAAAACATTAGAACTGCTCTATTTCATAAAATACAAGGCTTTTCCTTTGTAAATATAGATAAATTTTCTACAGCGGGTCTTATTACTAGATTTACAACAGATGTAGTAAACTTACAGGCTTCATATCAAATGGTTTTAAGAATTTTTGTAAGAGCTCCATTTATGATGATTTTTGCAAGCATGATGGCAGCATATATAAACTTAGAATTATCAATAATCTATGTAGGAGCTGTTATTTTTTTAGGACTTGTAATAAGTCTTATAATTTTTATTGTTCATCCCATTTTCAGAGCTGCTATAAGAAAATACGATCTTATAAACTCCAGACTTCAAGAAAATATTTCAGGAATGAGATTAGTAAAGGCGTATGTAAGAGAAGACTACGAGATAGAAAAATTTAAAGAAATAACCTCTGCCTTAAAAAATGGTTTGCTTAAGGGAGAAAGAATTGTAGTTTTTGTTTCTCCACTTATGCAATTTACTATGTATACTTGTATTCTTCTACTATCTTGGTTTGGAGCTAAAAAAATAATAATTGGTGATTTGACAACAGGTCAGCTAATGAGTCTATTTGTGTATACTTCAAATATTTTAATGAATTTACTAATGTTTGCAATGGTTTTAGTATCAGTAAGCTTTTCGAGAGTTTCGGCAGAGAGAATAGTTGAAGTTCTGAACGAAGAAGCTGAAATTAAAAATAGTGAAGAACCTATTTTTCATATTGAAAATGCTAATATAGAATTTAAAAATGTAAATTTTAGTTATACAAATAATATTGAATTATTAAATTTAAAAAATATTAATATAAAAATTTCTCAAGGAGAAACAATTGGAATTATAGGGGCAATAGGAAGCTCAAAATCTGCACTTGTCCAGCTAATACCTAGACTTTATGATGTTACTAGCGGAGAGATATTAATATCTGGAGAAAATGTTAAAAGATATGATATAAAGACATTAAGAGATAGTGTAGCAATGGTTTTACAAAAGAATATTCTTTTTTCCGGAACAATAAAAGAAAATCTATGTTGGGGAAATAAAAATGCAAGTGATGAAGACTTAATCTATGTTTCTAAAATAGCACAAATTGATGAATTTATACAAAGACTACCGGATAAATACAATAGTTATATTGAACAGGGAGGAGTAAATATATCTGGTGGGCAAAGACAAAGACTTTGCATAGCTAGGGCTCTTCTTAAAAATCCCAAAATTTTAATTTTAGATGATTCTACAAGTTCTCTTGATACTAAAACAGATAAAGCTCTAAGAGATTCTTTAAAAAATTTTTTGCCAAATATTACAAAAATTATAATTTCTCAAAGAATTTCATCTGTCAAGGATTCTGATAGAATAATAGTTTTGGATGATGGTGAAATAGTTGGTTTTGACTGCCATGAAGAGCTTTTAAAGAAAAATTCCATCTATAGAGAAATTTATGAATCTCAAATTGAAGGAGGAACTGAAAATGAATGA